The following proteins are co-located in the Planococcus plakortidis genome:
- a CDS encoding YycH family regulatory protein, which translates to MGLKYLEHVKSVALFLLILLSLALTFTIWTFTPSLQEIETPTQVDVSIGDKRSADEVVRPVKVLYHHEDKVTGTFSRADIEAMLETIQQWTISDVQLFEEEAGPEVLKQYLQEPGRTVLYYPGAVPFPVFDVIMDITDNNLPESTFNRVVVEWGSEDDPDSVIYFINTGSGRIYEAQVAETELLAFRGDYVQQSEEYDRYVTDPDVGILPIFVPEGPVERTSFDYLLEETSASTFADAIMDSPTAKFAGDLQSEEFTDDSGAIMRELESQKSINYVQPKAETSDPAIPSDLVFNSVNFVNEHGGWTDQYVYFGMKSANQQISYQLFFDGSPVFSNTTAVSLDVEWGLYNGVEQAFRYSRPTYLLDSVAETRTVEMASGETVLKALSRLDMDLSTIEGVAIGYELTEEEPLITFQPAWYYKSNGKWTRLSDESVGGVKLGLE; encoded by the coding sequence ATGGGATTGAAATATTTGGAGCATGTAAAATCCGTTGCCTTATTTCTCCTGATCCTGCTCAGCCTGGCGCTGACTTTCACCATTTGGACGTTCACCCCATCGCTCCAGGAGATTGAAACCCCTACACAAGTGGATGTTTCGATCGGGGATAAACGCAGTGCGGATGAAGTCGTCCGCCCGGTGAAAGTGCTGTATCACCACGAAGATAAAGTGACCGGCACGTTCTCCCGGGCCGACATCGAGGCAATGCTGGAAACCATCCAGCAATGGACAATTTCCGATGTCCAGCTATTCGAAGAAGAGGCAGGCCCTGAAGTGCTGAAGCAATATTTACAAGAGCCGGGGCGCACCGTGCTGTATTATCCGGGTGCCGTGCCGTTTCCGGTGTTCGACGTCATCATGGACATCACCGACAATAACTTGCCGGAATCGACCTTTAACCGCGTCGTCGTGGAATGGGGGTCAGAGGATGACCCTGATTCCGTCATTTACTTCATCAATACCGGTTCCGGCCGGATTTATGAAGCACAAGTAGCGGAAACGGAGCTATTGGCCTTCCGCGGCGATTATGTGCAACAATCGGAAGAATATGACCGGTATGTTACAGACCCAGATGTTGGCATCTTGCCGATATTCGTGCCGGAAGGACCGGTAGAGAGAACGAGCTTTGATTACCTGCTAGAGGAAACTTCGGCTTCCACTTTTGCGGACGCCATCATGGACAGCCCGACCGCTAAGTTTGCGGGAGATCTGCAAAGTGAGGAATTCACGGACGATTCGGGTGCCATCATGCGCGAATTGGAAAGCCAGAAAAGCATCAATTATGTCCAGCCAAAAGCAGAAACGTCCGACCCTGCGATTCCGTCCGATCTCGTCTTCAACTCGGTCAATTTCGTCAACGAACATGGCGGATGGACCGACCAATATGTCTATTTCGGCATGAAATCGGCCAACCAGCAAATCAGCTATCAATTGTTCTTCGACGGCTCGCCTGTCTTCAGCAATACGACGGCCGTGAGCCTTGACGTCGAGTGGGGCCTGTACAACGGTGTCGAGCAGGCGTTCCGCTACAGCCGACCGACCTATTTGCTCGATTCAGTGGCAGAAACCCGCACGGTGGAGATGGCGTCCGGCGAAACGGTCCTGAAAGCTTTGTCACGGCTCGATATGGACTTATCGACGATCGAAGGGGTGGCGATCGGCTACGAATTGACTGAGGAAGAACCCTTGATTACGTTCCAACCGGCTTGGTATTATAAATCGAATGGCAAATGGACACGGCTATCTGACGAATCGGTAGGAGGGGTGAAACTTGGATTGGAGTAA
- the walK gene encoding cell wall metabolism sensor histidine kinase WalK has translation MLKTSFFKSIHVKFVLIYILLILLAMQIIGLYFSEQLEGTLRGNFEDSIRDRMEIIEFSVREEMIRNRTDEDLTVEQSLRSVLSNFNSQDINEIRVVDNRYRILGTSLGENQSLVGQRSTDDQIRRSIIGETPLEQTYVDGSLEERVWVRTLPITAVGGEMLGTLYVKAEVENVYDQMDTINSILLVGTAISLVITAVLGVLVAQTISRPIADMRRQAQAMAKGNFSRKVRVYSEDEIGQLARAFNHLTNRLQESQQSTESERRKLASVLANMTDGVLSTDRRGRIILINEPALHLLNVSRETVINRPVTTVLGLDESYTFEDLIDMRDAITLDISSQDQATLLRTTFSVIQKETGFVNGLIAVLHDNTEQEKIDMERREFVANVSHELRTPLTTMRSYLEALADGAWQDPDLAPNFLNVTQTETERMIRLVNDLLKLSKMDSSEADLSREMVEFGVFFNRIIDRFEMSKSQNVSFERNVPKAQYFVEIDTDKLTQVIDNIISNALKYSPEGGKIRFSVREAEGELLVSISDEGMGIPKENVDRIFDRFYRVDRARSRAMGGTGLGLAISKEMINAHGGKIWAESQYGKGTSIYFTLPYEIDDGGEWD, from the coding sequence ATGCTGAAAACCAGTTTTTTTAAGTCGATCCATGTGAAATTTGTGCTGATTTATATTTTGCTGATCCTGCTGGCGATGCAGATCATCGGCCTTTATTTCTCCGAACAGCTCGAAGGAACGCTGCGCGGGAATTTCGAGGATTCGATTAGAGACCGGATGGAAATCATCGAATTCAGCGTACGGGAGGAAATGATCCGCAACCGGACCGATGAGGATCTGACCGTCGAGCAGAGCTTGCGGTCGGTCCTTTCTAATTTTAATTCGCAGGACATCAATGAAATCCGCGTCGTAGACAACCGCTACCGGATTTTAGGGACGTCTCTCGGCGAGAACCAGTCGCTGGTCGGCCAGCGTTCGACAGACGACCAGATCCGCCGCTCCATCATTGGGGAGACCCCATTGGAACAAACTTACGTGGATGGAAGCCTTGAAGAGCGGGTATGGGTCCGAACCTTGCCGATCACGGCGGTCGGAGGCGAGATGCTCGGCACCTTGTACGTCAAGGCGGAAGTCGAGAACGTCTATGACCAGATGGATACCATCAACTCGATTTTGCTGGTTGGGACAGCCATTTCCCTGGTCATCACGGCTGTGCTTGGCGTATTGGTTGCGCAGACGATCTCACGGCCGATCGCAGATATGCGCAGGCAGGCACAGGCGATGGCAAAAGGCAATTTCTCGCGTAAAGTTCGCGTGTACAGCGAAGATGAAATCGGCCAGCTTGCCCGGGCCTTTAACCATTTGACGAACCGGCTGCAGGAATCCCAGCAGTCGACGGAAAGCGAGCGGCGAAAACTCGCTTCGGTGCTTGCCAATATGACAGACGGTGTCCTATCGACCGACCGCAGAGGGCGCATCATCTTGATCAACGAACCGGCTTTGCATCTATTGAATGTTTCACGTGAAACAGTCATCAACCGGCCGGTCACCACGGTGCTCGGCCTGGACGAATCCTATACATTCGAAGACTTGATCGACATGCGCGATGCGATCACGCTTGATATCAGCTCGCAAGATCAAGCGACGCTTCTGCGGACGACTTTCTCGGTCATCCAAAAAGAGACCGGGTTTGTCAACGGCTTGATCGCCGTCCTGCACGATAATACGGAGCAGGAGAAGATCGATATGGAGCGCCGTGAATTCGTGGCGAACGTATCGCATGAACTGCGGACACCGCTTACGACAATGCGCAGCTATTTGGAGGCGCTCGCCGATGGTGCCTGGCAGGATCCGGATCTCGCGCCGAATTTCCTGAATGTGACGCAAACCGAAACCGAGCGGATGATCCGCCTCGTCAACGATTTGCTGAAACTGTCGAAGATGGATTCCAGCGAAGCGGACTTGAGCCGCGAAATGGTCGAATTCGGCGTCTTCTTCAATCGCATCATCGACCGTTTTGAAATGTCGAAATCACAGAATGTGTCGTTCGAACGCAACGTGCCGAAAGCGCAGTATTTCGTGGAAATCGATACCGATAAATTGACGCAAGTCATCGATAATATCATTTCCAATGCCTTGAAATATTCACCGGAGGGCGGCAAGATCCGCTTTTCTGTCCGTGAGGCTGAAGGCGAATTGCTCGTCTCGATCAGCGATGAAGGGATGGGCATCCCGAAAGAAAACGTCGACCGCATTTTCGACCGCTTCTACCGCGTCGACCGTGCGCGTTCGCGCGCCATGGGCGGAACGGGGCTGGGCCTTGCGATTTCAAAGGAAATGATCAATGCCCACGGCGGCAAAATTTGGGCAGAAAGCCAGTACGGCAAAGGGACTTCAATTTATTTCACCTTGCCATATGAAATCGATGATGGAGGTGAATGGGATTGA
- the yycF gene encoding response regulator YycF, translating to MNKTILVVDDEKPIADILQFNLKKEGFNVVVAYDGDEAIKVAEEIQPDLMLLDIMLPNRDGMEVCREVRKKFDFPIIMLTAKDSEIDKVLGLELGADDYVTKPFSTRELIARVKANLRRQNVVPAEEEGAGSNDIQVGALTIQPDAYLVLKREETIELTHREFELLHYLAKHIGQVMTREHLLQTVWGYDYFGDVRTVDVTIRRLREKIEDNPSHPAWIVTRRGVGYYLRNPEQE from the coding sequence ATGAATAAAACGATATTGGTTGTGGATGATGAGAAGCCGATCGCGGACATCCTGCAATTTAATTTGAAAAAAGAAGGCTTTAATGTGGTAGTGGCTTATGATGGCGATGAGGCGATCAAAGTGGCGGAAGAGATCCAGCCGGACTTGATGCTGCTCGACATCATGCTGCCGAACCGCGATGGCATGGAAGTGTGCCGGGAAGTGCGCAAGAAGTTCGATTTTCCGATCATCATGCTGACGGCGAAGGACTCAGAGATCGACAAAGTGCTCGGGCTTGAGCTCGGGGCGGATGATTATGTCACGAAGCCGTTTTCGACGCGTGAATTGATTGCGCGCGTCAAAGCGAATCTGAGGCGCCAGAACGTCGTGCCGGCAGAAGAGGAAGGCGCAGGCTCGAACGACATCCAGGTGGGGGCGTTGACAATCCAGCCGGATGCATATTTGGTGTTGAAGCGCGAAGAGACGATCGAATTGACCCATCGCGAATTCGAGCTTTTGCATTATTTGGCGAAGCATATCGGGCAAGTGATGACACGTGAACATTTGCTGCAGACGGTATGGGGCTATGATTATTTCGGCGATGTGCGGACAGTGGACGTCACGATTCGCCGCTTGCGTGAAAAAATCGAGGACAATCCGAGTCACCCGGCGTGGATCGTGACGCGTCGCGGCGTCGGCTACTACCTGCGGAACCCTGAACAGGAGTAA
- a CDS encoding M23 family metallopeptidase yields MNAKHQNHDQLKLRKWKIGTALVLAASAFGANTIFAEPNEPQHLEPVYHIYHDKSYLGAVSDDAPIDALIDEKLKTASGDYDHLRLAPSEGLNILTEQAVASSRTDDEAVINQLDEQLEVKAEAFALQVDGEAAVYVKDRKAYEETVRLMKETALSEEELKQFGEQQDEAELPELKAGESRITSISFSEPVNGLSKQIDPKQVMEPKQAAKHVTEELGVDVLVNKAEKALKKMPYETVEKDSKDVYIGETEVGQKGKRGEKAVSYAVREVNGERVGRSETREKILKEPVDKIILEGDKKLPGVGTGEFTWPADGGYVSSKKGQRWGRAHKGIDIARPDTLDIVSADHGTVTKAGAAGTFGNRVVVDHKNGYETIYAHLSSIDVKVGDKVSPHTKLGDMGTTGRSTGIHLHFELSYKGQDRDPLDYVKK; encoded by the coding sequence ATGAACGCGAAACACCAGAACCATGACCAATTGAAACTGCGCAAATGGAAAATCGGGACCGCCCTCGTGTTGGCTGCCAGTGCATTCGGCGCCAACACGATTTTTGCCGAACCGAATGAACCGCAACACCTGGAGCCGGTTTATCATATATATCACGACAAAAGTTACCTCGGCGCTGTCTCGGACGATGCGCCGATCGATGCATTGATCGACGAGAAACTAAAAACGGCCTCGGGCGACTATGATCATTTGCGCCTTGCGCCAAGTGAAGGGCTGAATATTTTAACCGAACAAGCCGTAGCTTCCAGCCGGACAGACGATGAAGCCGTCATCAATCAGCTGGACGAGCAATTAGAGGTGAAGGCCGAAGCATTCGCCCTGCAAGTCGACGGAGAAGCGGCGGTTTACGTAAAAGACCGAAAAGCCTATGAAGAAACCGTCCGGCTCATGAAAGAAACGGCATTATCGGAAGAAGAACTCAAGCAATTCGGCGAGCAGCAAGACGAGGCGGAACTGCCCGAGCTGAAAGCCGGCGAATCGCGCATCACCAGCATTTCCTTCTCGGAACCGGTCAACGGCTTATCGAAACAGATCGACCCGAAACAAGTGATGGAGCCGAAACAAGCCGCGAAGCATGTGACGGAGGAGCTCGGCGTGGACGTGCTCGTCAATAAAGCCGAAAAAGCTTTGAAGAAAATGCCGTACGAAACGGTCGAGAAAGACAGCAAGGACGTCTATATCGGCGAAACGGAAGTCGGCCAAAAAGGCAAGCGCGGCGAAAAAGCGGTGAGTTACGCTGTACGCGAAGTTAACGGCGAACGCGTCGGCCGTTCCGAAACGAGGGAGAAAATCCTGAAAGAGCCGGTCGACAAGATCATCCTCGAAGGCGACAAGAAATTGCCGGGCGTCGGCACAGGCGAATTCACGTGGCCGGCAGACGGCGGCTACGTGTCGAGCAAGAAAGGCCAGCGCTGGGGGCGTGCCCATAAAGGCATCGACATCGCGCGGCCCGATACGCTTGATATCGTCTCGGCAGACCACGGGACGGTGACCAAAGCGGGGGCAGCCGGCACATTCGGCAACCGCGTCGTCGTCGACCATAAGAACGGCTATGAGACGATCTATGCGCATCTGTCGTCGATTGACGTCAAGGTGGGCGATAAAGTGTCCCCGCATACGAAACTCGGCGATATGGGGACGACAGGTCGCTCTACAGGCATCCACCTGCATTTCGAGCTTTCCTATAAAGGCCAGGACCGCGACCCATTGGATTATGTGAAGAAATAA
- a CDS encoding adenylosuccinate synthase → MTSVVVVGTQWGDEGKGKITDFLSEHAEVIARYQGGNNAGHTIIFGGETYKLHLIPSGIFYKDKTSVIGNGMVVDPKALVQELKGLHDRGVSTENLRISNRAHVILPYHIKQDEVEEARRGANKIGTTGKGIGPAYMDKAARVGIRIADLLDHVVFEEKLRMNLKEKNRMFEKFYETEGFTVEEIMEEYYQYGQEIAQYVTDTSKVLNDAFDAGRRVLFEGAQGVMLDIDQGTYPFVTSSNPVAGGVTIGAGVGPTNISHVIGVCKAYTSRVGDGPFPTELFDEVGDKIRTVGKEFGTTTGRPRRIGWFDSVVVRHARRVSGLTDLTVNSIDVLTGLDTVKICTAYRYQGELITEYPANLRMLADCEPVYEEMPGWSEDVTSCKSLDELPENARHYLERISQLTGVQISIFSVGPDRNQTNIVKSVWR, encoded by the coding sequence ATGACATCAGTCGTAGTAGTAGGAACGCAATGGGGAGACGAAGGAAAAGGGAAAATCACGGATTTTCTATCGGAACACGCAGAAGTAATCGCGCGTTACCAAGGCGGCAACAACGCCGGCCACACAATCATTTTTGGCGGCGAAACGTATAAATTGCATTTGATTCCATCGGGGATTTTCTATAAAGATAAAACATCGGTTATCGGCAACGGCATGGTTGTCGACCCGAAAGCGCTTGTGCAGGAGCTGAAAGGCCTTCACGACCGCGGGGTATCGACAGAGAACTTGCGCATCTCCAACCGCGCACACGTCATTTTGCCTTACCACATCAAGCAAGACGAAGTGGAAGAAGCGCGTCGCGGCGCCAACAAGATCGGCACGACCGGAAAAGGCATCGGGCCTGCGTATATGGACAAAGCGGCACGTGTCGGAATCCGCATCGCAGATTTGCTGGACCATGTTGTGTTCGAAGAGAAATTGCGCATGAACTTGAAAGAGAAAAACCGCATGTTCGAGAAATTCTATGAGACAGAAGGCTTCACCGTCGAAGAAATCATGGAAGAGTACTACCAATACGGCCAGGAAATCGCACAATATGTGACCGATACATCGAAAGTGCTGAACGATGCCTTTGATGCCGGCCGCCGCGTCTTGTTCGAAGGCGCACAAGGCGTCATGCTCGATATCGACCAAGGAACTTACCCGTTCGTCACATCCTCCAACCCGGTAGCGGGCGGTGTCACGATCGGGGCAGGTGTAGGCCCGACGAATATTTCACACGTCATCGGCGTCTGCAAAGCCTATACATCACGCGTCGGCGACGGACCGTTCCCGACGGAATTGTTCGATGAAGTCGGCGACAAAATCCGCACAGTCGGTAAAGAGTTCGGTACGACAACAGGACGCCCGCGCCGCATCGGCTGGTTCGACAGCGTCGTCGTACGCCATGCGCGCCGCGTCAGTGGATTGACGGATTTGACCGTCAACTCGATCGACGTCTTGACGGGGCTTGATACGGTGAAAATCTGTACGGCTTACCGCTATCAAGGCGAATTGATCACGGAATACCCAGCGAACTTGCGCATGCTCGCAGACTGCGAACCGGTCTATGAAGAAATGCCGGGCTGGTCTGAAGACGTTACATCTTGCAAATCGCTCGATGAGTTGCCGGAAAACGCGCGCCATTACTTGGAGCGCATCTCGCAATTGACAGGCGTCCAAATCTCGATTTTCTCTGTCGGGCCGGACCGCAACCAGACAAACATCGTCAAAAGCGTTTGGCGTTAA